From the genome of Leptotrichia sp. HSP-342:
TAATATTTTTTTCATATTTGTCTCCTTATTCTGTTTTTTAGTTTCCACTAAATTATACCACACTTTTTAGTTAAAAGTATTAGTATATCCTAAGTCTTCAACTTGCCACTTTCCAATTTCTTTTTTCAAAATATCACTTAATAATGTAATCTTTTTCAAAAAATTGTTCAAATGCCTCTTCGCCAATATTTCTTCTTGCTTCCGTAATTCCAAAGTTTATAACATAATCTGCAAAAGGTTTTGTTTCTTTTTGAACTGCTTCCTCAATCTTTTTTTTTCGCTTTCCAATATTCTGCTTGCTATTGAATTTCTTGTACTTTTAGTCTTTTGCGGCTTTGGTGCTGTAAATGTATTTCCTGTTACCGTTAATATTAGCGGAAATAATAATTTCTTCATAGGTTATCCTCATTTTTATTGATTTATTAATTAAAAACGTTCCTTAAATTCTCTAAATTTTCTATTTTCTATTTGTTATTCACTTTTTTTATTGTAACTGACATATTTTCCAGCAAAGTTTCTTCCTCTTTGAATCCCTTTGCTTTTTCATTAATGAAATTTACCATTTCTTCAAGAAATATATAATAATATTTCCTCTTTAATTCGTCATTTCCTTTACTTTTCATAACCCTTTCTATTTCATCTTTATTTTTAATTCCCATTTTTTTTATAATTTTTCTTTCCGTTCCATCATCCAATTCTAATATATCCCAAAATTTTTCTAAATTTTTAATTTTTATATCATAATTTACTTGCACTTCATTTTGAGAAACATAATCAATTTTTTTTATTACAACTCTTGGTTGTACTCCTTTTAATGTGAATTTTACTATTTCATCAATGTATTTTTCTGTGATTTCATTTTTCAAAGAATTACTTATAACATAATCTTTTCCAAACAATTTATCAAATACTTCTTCACTAAGCTGTTTTCTAGCCTCTGAAATTCCAGCATTCATAACGAAATGTACAAAGGGCTGAATCTCCTTTTGAATTGCATTTTCCATTTCTTTTCTCTCATTTTCTAATACTCTAGCCGCTGTTTTTATATTTCTTGATACTGTTGCTGTAAAAGTATTTCCCATTATTACTAGCATTAGTACAAACAATACTTTTTTCATAAAATCTCCTTATTCTATCTTTTAGTTTTCTTACAAAAGTATAACATATTTTTATGAAATATTAAAATTAAAAATTATTTCAAAAGAAAAGTTATAAAATAAAGTGTTACTATTTAGAAATAAATAAAATTATAAAAAAATAATCTATGCGATATAATACAGGAAATTTACGATTTATAAGGAGAGATTTAATGCCTAGAAACAAATAAAAACATGATTATCAAACTATTGTCAGTTTCTTTAATCATGTTATTTTTTACTATTTTACATATTTTTCAAATCACATCTTTTCCCAAATTCATCATATTCTTCTCTTGTTACAATCTTATTATTTTTATCAAAAAAAATCCAGTTATAAAACTTTCTCCCATCTCGTATAACACCTTCTATAACTGTCTTTTCTCTCAAATTATTATCTTTTCCCTTGCTAAACCATTTATTAAAATAACGAAAAAAATTATTTTTTATTTCCACAAAATCTGTAACTTCTATTTTTGCATTTATTTTTCTTCCATTTAACCTGTAAATCGAAACATCTTTTTCAAAATCTTTTTCTTCAATTTCAATAATATTATTTTCTGCTTCCAATTTTTTCCATTTCTTAAGATTATTCCATTCTTCCAAAGTCATTTTTATCATATCAAAATCTTTAATTGGCTTAAAATCACGAAATTCTACAATTATATATTCTCTAATAAATTTCCCTATTTCTTCAATTTCTAAAAACTCGCCATTCTCAAAGACAATTCTACTCACATTATTTTCTTCAATAAATTTCATTATCTTCTCAAAGCCAATTTCCCGTGTTACAACATCATCAAAAATTTCTGTTTTTTCTTTCCAAATTGATTTATACAGCCCAACTTTTTTCAGTTCTTTCCGAAATTCCTTCTTGTTTATTTTTTCTCCCACTTTTATTTTCTCAAGAAGTTCAATTAATTTTTTTGAAAAATCAACCTTATTTTTATGAATTATTTCTTTCAAATATCTAATTGTACTGTTTCTCAAAATATCATAATTTCCTAAAATTTCATTTTTCAATTTTTCATTATTCGTAACTTCATTTTCGTAACATTTCCAAGAATAATCCTGTCCATCAAAACAATGAAATATTTTATCTCCCTTTTCTTTCTCAAAATCATAATAAGAACAGGTATACAGCGGATCATCTTCCCTTCTCAGATCAAATGCCACATAATTTTTATCTTCTTTTGCTTCTCCAATATGCAAAAAACATTCTGCTTCAAAAAAAGAATCATTTTTCTGATTTTCAAGTTTTATAATTTCCATATTTTTTAAAATCCTCACGTAATAAATAATATTTTATTACTTCATTTTATTTAACATTTGCTCATATTCCTTTGATTTCCCAACCATTCTTAACTTTTTCTAAGTTAATATCTCCTTCAATAACTCTATAAGATGGTTTTTCTTTAAATTCTTTTTTTATAAAATCTGCCATTAAAATTCCAAGTTTCGATAACGTTTTTAAATCATTTGTATTTTCAAATTCCTTTAAATTATATTTTTTTATAAATTTTTTTTCTAGTTCACCTTCATTTAGATTATCAAAACTATCAGATGAAGGCATTGTTATTTTAGATTTTACAACTGCTTTAGTATTTGATAAATACTTTATATTTTTTATTTTTATTTTAGTATTTTCAACTATAAAATTAGAAAGCTGTGAGAAAAGTTCCAACAAAATATAATAACCCTCTTCTGGTATATCCTTAATAACTTTTTTAAATTCAGAAATCAGACTCTCTTTCAAGTCTTTCTTTGCGTAATTATTCAATCTTTCTTCAATTTTTTTATTCTCCACTTCAATCTGCTCTTTTGACAAGGTAACATTTTTCTGCTTAGTTACTTGATATTGCCCTGCAAAAATTTGCATGGAAAATATAAATAGAATTAATGTTATTAGTTTTTTCATTATTCTTCAATTCCTTTTCTAAACTCATGCGTAAATGCTTTGTCGTAAAGTTTAGACTTGGAATACTCATTTCCCATAAAGTTTCCTACCAGAATTTGCGCTGTTTTTGTAATTTTCTCTTTTTTCACAAGTTCGGCAATGTTTTCTAATGTTCCCATAACAATTTTCTGATCTTCCCAAGTTGCTCTTTGAACAATTGCAATTGGTGTTGTTTTATCATAATGTTTTAATAATCTTTTTACAACTTCATCAATCATTTGCACAGATAGGAATATTGCCATCGAACATTTATGTGAAGCAAGGCTTTCAAGACTTTCTGCTTCAGGAACAGATGTTCTTCCTTCCAGTCTTGTACAAATTATTGTCTGACTCACATCTGGCAAAGTAAATTCTTTTTTTATTGCAGCAGCAGCAGCCACAAATGAACTTACTCCTGGAATTACTTCATATTCAATCCCATATTCATCCAGAATATCCATTTGTTCCCTTATTGCACCATAAATGCTCGGATCCCCAGTATGAACCCTTGCTACCAGCTTCCCTTTTTTCTGTGCCTTTATCGTAACTTCCATCACTTCGTCCAAGTTCATTGAAGCAGAGTTATAAATTTCAGCTCCATCCTTATGGCAATCAATAACCTCTTTTGGAACCAATGACCCCGCATAAATTATTACATCTGCTTCCTTTACAATTTTTTGCCCTTTTACTGTAATCAATTCAGGATCCCCTGGTCCTGCTCCTATAAAGTATACTTTTTTCATAAAATTACCTCTTTCTTTTTTAATTTTTTTATTTTTATAATATTTCATTTATTTGAAAACTTACTGATATTTCTGTATTCAAATATATTTTTTTATCTTTCTTAAAAAACGCTTCCCAAATTTTCCCATTTTCAAGATAAACGGATATTTTATCAAGTTTTTCAACTTCTTCAACATTTATTTTTTCTATTTTTTTGTTTTTTATTCCGAAAATCTTTTCAAATTTTTCCGAAATATCATTATTAATTATCTCGTTATCCACAAAATAAATTTCATTAACCAATTTTTTCTGATAATCTTCAAAACTATTGCAAAATTCTCTAAATTGACTATTACATACCCATTCACACAAAATATCCTTTATTGTCAATTTCTTGATTTTACTAGTTTCTTCCTTACTCTCTAAAATTTCTTTTATATCATTTTCCAAAAATTCCAATGGTGAATATCCATATACCTTCTCATTACAAAAATTATACTTTGGAATAAAATAAATTTTATCTTCCCATTTTTTCAAATAAATTTTAAAAAATTTGTAATACTCTATATTTCCATAATTTCCATTTTCATATTTCGGAAAATCAAAACTTTCACCATAATGAATTTCTTTTCCGTCTTTTAAAACTTGAATATATTCTTCATACCAATCCTTATCATCATAGACTTTTCTTTTTATTTCCAACTTTTTCTCTTTTCATGTTATTTATTTTTTATAAAATTATAAATTATTATTTTTAACTATTTTTACTTTTCAAATATCAAATATTTACTTCCTGCATATTTCATAAGCTATACATTGTTATTTAATAAATAAAATTTATATAACTCTTTCCCTCTTAAAGTTACCATCTTGTTACCTTGTAATAAAAATGTACCTTCTTCACAATTTTTCTATTTTAAGCTATAATTAACATAGTTAGCTAACTCGAAATAAATTATATTTGGAGGAAATTAAAATGATTGATTATAATAAAATATTAAAAGAAAACTCTTACGGAATTTTAGCTACACTCGATGATAATAAACCTAAAACAAGAATTTTACAATATCTGTTTTCTGAAAAAAATAATGTATATCTTGCAACTACAAATAATAAAAACGTTTACAAACAGTTAAAAAAATGTCCTTACGTTTCTTTTCTGTCTCACTCAAAGGATTATTTATCTTTTATATCTGTAAATGGAAATATTTATTTTACTGATGATATTAATCTTAAAACAAGAGTTTTAAATGAATATCCAGCAATAAAAGAACTTTTTAAAACTCCTGACAATCCTCTTTTTGAACTTTTTTATATTAATGTAGAAGAGATTAGAACTTTTGATTTAAAAACTTATACCAATGAAAATTTTAAAATAGAAAAACCATAATTAATTTGCTACAATCTTAGTTATTCATATTTTGTTTTTTCTCGGTAATTTACACCCCATTTGTCCATACTTTCCAGTATTGGTTTTAAGCTGTACCCTGTTTCAGTAAGAGAATATTCAACTTTTGGAGGAACTTCAGGATAAATTTTTCTTATAAGAAGATTGTCCTCCTCCATTTCTCTCAAATTATATGTCAAAACTTTATTAGAAATTCCATTTATAGATTTTCTCAATTCTCCAAACCTTTTTGTTCCATCAAGTAAATCTCTTATTATAAGTATTTTCCATTTATTAGAAATTAAAGAAAGTGTTATTTCAACAGAACACTTCGGTAATTCTTTTTTATTCATAATTATTATTCTCTATTCTTTTTAATTTTATTTTTCTCATCATATTCCCCTAAAACTTTTTCTACCTCATTTTCAAGAACTTCCTCATTAGGAATAATGTGTATTTTGAAGCAAAAATTTGATTAGAAAGTTAGTGTATATTTGAACTGAATACTATTTTCTTTCATAAAATGCCCTTCCTTTATCATCAGATATACTCAAAATCTCACAATGCTCTGCTTTCTCACTATTTTCCTACTCATCTTCTATAATAATTTTCAATTTCTAGCAACCTTCACTAATTTTCCATAAAAAGCTACACCTACAAAAATAATATCCTTTATTCCTTTTTCTTTCAAATTTACATCATATTTTTTAGAAATTATTTGTTCTACTGCTTCTTGGCTTTCTTTATTTAAACTTTCTTCACTTTTGGCAACTTTAAATTCTAAAATATAGGCTTTATCATTTTTATTCTTTGGTTCCATTACTAAATCGTATCTTCCTAAGCCACTTTCTTTATTTGAATTTATATAATATTGTTTTTCTAAATAAAGGCTCATTCCTAAAATTAATCCGTGATAAAAATCTTCATTTTTTGTATCATGGTAACTTGCTGAAGTCAACAAAATTTCTTGAAATTTTTCTTCAAAATCTTCTATTCTATTTTCAGTCAAAGCCTCCATTAAATCTATTAGTTTACTTCCTCTTCCAAAATATCTTTCTAAAAACGTTTTTCTAAAAAGATCCTTCACTTCTTTATTCGGTAATCTTAATGTATAAATACTTTCGTGAATATCTCCAATTTTTTCTTTAACTGTTAAATAACCGCTAAATAGAAGTAATTCCCATAATTCATCCTCGCCTAATAACCTTGATAAATCTGATGTAGAAGATATATTTTGCTTTAAACCTTCTCCATTAAATAATTTTTCTAAAGCTCTAATAGTATATTTATTTGTTGTTTTCAGTACATCATTTATTAAATCGTTTCCTGAAGTATCTACCCAGTAGGCTCTTAATTCTTTAGATTGTAAAAAATTTAATATGCTCCAAGGATTATAAACTTCGCTTTTCCCAAATTTATAGCCATTATACCAATCTTTAACATCTTGTATTTCATATTCTAAATTATAATCTTTTAATGCCTGTTCTACTTCTTCTTCTGTTAATCCATAACAATCAGAATAAAAATCATTTAATATAGTATAAGTGCTTATATTATTTAAATCTGAAAAAATACCAGCTTTAATAACTCTAATAATCCCTGTCATTACTCCTATTTGTAAATAGACATTGTCTTTCATCACTGTGCTGTAAAAAGTTTTAAAAAAGTTTTTAGCCTTTTCATAATATCTGTTCATATATGCCGATACTAGAGGAGCATCGTATTCGTCTATTAATACCACAACTTTTTTATTATATTTTTCATATAGTATTCTTGCTAAAAATTTTAATGAAGATTTTAATCCTTCAACTTCTATTTCCTTGTTAATAATTTTTTTGAAATTTAATAGATCAAATTCATCTAATTCTTTGGCTAAATTTTTGTATTCTATAAATATATTTTGTAACAACTCTTTTATTCCAATTTGCATTTCTTCCCAAGTTTCAGCTTTTAAATCCTTTAAGGATAAAAATATAACAGGATATTGCCCCTGCCTTTTAAAACTTTCTGTCTTTTCTATATACAGTCCGTTAAAAAGTTTTTTATTTTCTTTTGCTTCCTTAATATCAAAAAAATATTTTAACATCGACATATTCAATGTTTTCCCAAATCTTCTTGGTCTAGTAAAAAGTTTTACTTGAGAGCCATCTTTAATAATCTCATCAATGAAATTTGTCTTGTCAAAATAATAATAGTCTTCCTCTATTAAATACTTAAAATCACTTATTCCTATTGGCAATCTCTTCATAACGAGTCTCCTTTCAGAGAATTTTCTTAATTAAATAATAACATTTTTTATTACTTTATACAATTTTATATTCAATCCTAAATCTTCTCTGCCATAAATAATATTATTATTTTGTTTTTTTAAAAGTCCCCAAATAAAATCCCATATTAACAATCATAGCATAAACAAAGTACCTCGACTCTAACGTCTTTATAATCCCAACTTTTTCAATACTAATCTGAGCTTCTTCTAAATACATCAATACTTTATACGGAAAAGTATAAATTATTGCGTGATAGTCTTCTTTATACCAATTAAAGCCCATAAAAATAAATATTCCCATAATTACTAGACAGCCTGCTATTGTCAGTATTCTTACAATTTCAATTTCTTCTTTATCAAAATATTTTTTTATAAAAAATCCAAAACAAACATTAATAATAAAAAATGGAATTAAAATACTAAATTGGCTCATATCTCCATAAATTCCAAACATATTTTTTACTATTTCGACAAAAATTCCAAAGCAAA
Proteins encoded in this window:
- a CDS encoding winged helix-turn-helix transcriptional regulator yields the protein MNKKELPKCSVEITLSLISNKWKILIIRDLLDGTKRFGELRKSINGISNKVLTYNLREMEEDNLLIRKIYPEVPPKVEYSLTETGYSLKPILESMDKWGVNYREKTKYE
- a CDS encoding AAA family ATPase, coding for MKRLPIGISDFKYLIEEDYYYFDKTNFIDEIIKDGSQVKLFTRPRRFGKTLNMSMLKYFFDIKEAKENKKLFNGLYIEKTESFKRQGQYPVIFLSLKDLKAETWEEMQIGIKELLQNIFIEYKNLAKELDEFDLLNFKKIINKEIEVEGLKSSLKFLARILYEKYNKKVVVLIDEYDAPLVSAYMNRYYEKAKNFFKTFYSTVMKDNVYLQIGVMTGIIRVIKAGIFSDLNNISTYTILNDFYSDCYGLTEEEVEQALKDYNLEYEIQDVKDWYNGYKFGKSEVYNPWSILNFLQSKELRAYWVDTSGNDLINDVLKTTNKYTIRALEKLFNGEGLKQNISSTSDLSRLLGEDELWELLLFSGYLTVKEKIGDIHESIYTLRLPNKEVKDLFRKTFLERYFGRGSKLIDLMEALTENRIEDFEEKFQEILLTSASYHDTKNEDFYHGLILGMSLYLEKQYYINSNKESGLGRYDLVMEPKNKNDKAYILEFKVAKSEESLNKESQEAVEQIISKKYDVNLKEKGIKDIIFVGVAFYGKLVKVARN
- the cobM gene encoding precorrin-4 C(11)-methyltransferase translates to MKKVYFIGAGPGDPELITVKGQKIVKEADVIIYAGSLVPKEVIDCHKDGAEIYNSASMNLDEVMEVTIKAQKKGKLVARVHTGDPSIYGAIREQMDILDEYGIEYEVIPGVSSFVAAAAAIKKEFTLPDVSQTIICTRLEGRTSVPEAESLESLASHKCSMAIFLSVQMIDEVVKRLLKHYDKTTPIAIVQRATWEDQKIVMGTLENIAELVKKEKITKTAQILVGNFMGNEYSKSKLYDKAFTHEFRKGIEE
- a CDS encoding pyridoxamine 5'-phosphate oxidase family protein, whose amino-acid sequence is MIDYNKILKENSYGILATLDDNKPKTRILQYLFSEKNNVYLATTNNKNVYKQLKKCPYVSFLSHSKDYLSFISVNGNIYFTDDINLKTRVLNEYPAIKELFKTPDNPLFELFYINVEEIRTFDLKTYTNENFKIEKP